The Streptomyces sp. NBC_01255 genome window below encodes:
- the grpE gene encoding nucleotide exchange factor GrpE — MTEETPGFEESDVPSGATPDDAAEAADSSKEEKAAPAGDASSQKSAAGTAGLTAQLDQVRSALDERTADLQRLQAEYQNYRRRVERDRITVKEIAVATLLSELLPVLDDVGRAREHGELLGGFKSVAESLETVVAKMGLQQFGKEGEPFDPTIHEALMHSYAPDVTETTCVAILQPGYRIGERTIRPARVAVAEPQPGATSGTKEEKADEESGAPEEG, encoded by the coding sequence GTGACCGAGGAGACCCCGGGCTTCGAGGAGTCCGACGTCCCCTCCGGCGCCACCCCTGACGACGCCGCCGAGGCCGCCGACTCCTCCAAGGAGGAGAAGGCGGCCCCGGCCGGGGACGCAAGCAGCCAGAAGTCGGCCGCCGGTACCGCGGGCCTCACCGCCCAGCTGGACCAGGTGCGCTCCGCGCTCGACGAGCGCACCGCGGACCTCCAGCGGCTCCAGGCCGAATACCAGAACTACCGCCGCCGCGTGGAGCGGGACCGGATCACGGTCAAGGAGATCGCCGTCGCGACCCTCCTGTCCGAGCTCCTGCCCGTGCTCGACGACGTCGGCCGGGCCCGCGAGCACGGTGAGCTCCTGGGCGGGTTCAAGTCGGTGGCCGAATCGCTGGAGACCGTCGTCGCCAAGATGGGTCTGCAGCAGTTCGGCAAGGAGGGCGAGCCCTTCGACCCGACGATCCACGAGGCCCTGATGCACTCGTACGCGCCGGACGTCACCGAGACGACCTGCGTGGCGATCCTGCAGCCGGGGTACCGGATCGGCGAGCGGACCATCAGGCCCGCCCGGGTCGCGGTGGCCGAGCCCCAGCCGGGCGCCACGTCCGGCACCAAGGAAGAGAAGGCCGACGAGGAGAGCGGTGCCCCCGAAGAGGGGTGA
- the dnaJ gene encoding molecular chaperone DnaJ: MSTKDFVEKDYYKVLGVPKDATEAEIKKAYRKLARENHPDANKGDASAESRFKEISEANDILGDPKKRKEYDEARALFGNGGFRAGGPGGGSFNFDLGDLFGGGQGGGPGGAGGFGGGGGIGDVFGGLFNRGAGAGTRTQPRRGQDIESEVTLSFIEAVEGATVPLRMSSQQPCTACSGTGDKNGTPRVCPTCVGTGQVSRGSGGGFSLTDPCVDCKGRGLIAENPCEVCKGSGRAKSSRTMQVRIPAGVADGQRIRLRGKGAPGERGGQNGDLYVVVHVDDHAVFGRKDDNLTVTVPVSFTEAALGGEIKVPTLGGPAVTLKLPAGTPNGRTMRARGKGAVRKDGTRGDLLVTVEVAVPQELDDKAREALETFREATASEDPRAELFQAAKGA; this comes from the coding sequence ATGAGCACGAAGGACTTCGTCGAGAAGGACTACTACAAGGTTCTCGGCGTCCCCAAGGACGCCACCGAGGCCGAGATCAAGAAGGCGTACCGGAAGCTCGCCCGCGAGAACCATCCGGACGCCAACAAGGGTGACGCGAGCGCCGAGTCGCGCTTCAAGGAGATCTCCGAGGCGAACGACATCCTCGGTGACCCCAAGAAGCGCAAGGAGTACGACGAGGCGCGCGCCCTCTTCGGGAACGGCGGCTTCAGAGCCGGCGGCCCGGGTGGCGGCTCGTTCAACTTCGACCTGGGCGACCTCTTCGGAGGCGGCCAGGGCGGCGGCCCCGGCGGAGCCGGCGGCTTCGGCGGCGGTGGCGGCATCGGGGACGTCTTCGGCGGCCTGTTCAACCGCGGGGCGGGGGCGGGTACGCGTACCCAGCCGCGCCGCGGCCAGGACATCGAGTCCGAGGTGACCCTCAGCTTCATCGAGGCCGTCGAGGGCGCGACCGTACCGCTGCGGATGTCCAGCCAGCAGCCGTGCACGGCGTGTTCGGGCACCGGCGACAAGAACGGCACGCCCCGCGTGTGCCCGACCTGTGTCGGCACCGGGCAGGTCTCGCGCGGCAGCGGCGGCGGCTTCTCGCTCACCGACCCGTGCGTGGACTGCAAGGGCCGCGGCCTCATCGCCGAGAACCCCTGCGAGGTCTGCAAGGGCAGCGGGCGGGCCAAGTCCTCCCGCACCATGCAGGTCCGCATCCCGGCGGGTGTCGCCGACGGGCAGCGGATCCGGCTGCGCGGCAAGGGTGCCCCGGGTGAGCGCGGCGGGCAGAACGGCGACCTGTACGTCGTCGTGCACGTCGACGACCACGCGGTCTTCGGCCGCAAGGACGACAACCTCACCGTCACGGTGCCGGTCTCCTTCACGGAGGCGGCGCTCGGCGGCGAGATCAAGGTGCCGACGCTCGGCGGCCCCGCGGTGACGCTCAAGCTGCCCGCGGGCACTCCGAACGGCCGGACCATGCGCGCCCGTGGCAAGGGCGCGGTCCGCAAGGACGGCACCCGCGGCGACCTGCTCGTCACGGTGGAGGTCGCGGTGCCGCAGGAGCTGGACGACAAGGCACGTGAGGCCCTGGAGACCTTCCGCGAGGCCACGGCCTCCGAGGACCCCCGGGCGGAGCTGTTCCAGGCCGCGAAGGGAGCGTGA